The proteins below are encoded in one region of Naumovozyma castellii chromosome 6, complete genome:
- the STO1 gene encoding Sto1p (ancestral locus Anc_2.413), with protein MFNRKRKGDFDDDDEGYRDYRPRMPKRQRIPPVVQLCKEMMPDICTIGESVKAFDDDIKFLSEAIINEYGNDDYFNNALFQTLRAVVIEQPQKIPAIALLVIVVNADNAVAGKSIINYFFEELQKCVKETVDESFVATSNETGPWNKIKLILRFLSTLSPIILKDDLIAIYTKLLKLSVDLNNQDLGKRNPLSEAIFTNTLLNIPYLFYFNKTDEPMKESVEELISYLEANYNSKIADISLLREYNSNSPYEITELIQVALPNIKRALANNMEQLNDLFIDYSHLLPTQEIEKSGFNDALELPTLEQLIPFSNLDKECGSVDSMWRVPRYIFHVYLPNSTGNFETVVPISSFAGQLFNDIIIDLVESLEFNRQEVSKQVMSLDLFFKSGIFVEPGESIADLIADHEEDPLSSTFKIEDLAIEAILSLIFKLPKVSQPFAYFYTLLVDICLSSPKAIAPVFGRAFRFFYNNLDDLDFELRLRYLDWFSIQMSNFNFSWKWKEWEDDSIKLNKIFYNPKITFIRNLIRKELRLTSNIAEVEDSLPDEFIQYLDTSYVPTEEMLSFYQSLFTEHTVTVEEVSTNDLFFKLSSIPMDESVRTLLDYVHKQNEQRDVNDLKTIISDIKEQYGSTVTDFNRFIIVLLIQCVVHSGSRSLSHANKYISDLKDELNEVFGALEISQEEKEYTIIDAVMKYWNKNSQNGFLIADALKFAGLISAKSLYNFCFTEINGKNYGIVDGTAIEAIFRNLSQQGISNPENVEDFEFVFEKLCIIVNGVVQELGVQTTEEIPAQILDPEMEMDLETEGPRLNSLWKYSTTVSFIKSILRRYSKEYRLLSEKFKGGMDNAIVHEPTKKQILEWIKEVDII; from the coding sequence ATGTTTAACAGAAAAAGAAAGGGTGACTTTGACGACGATGACGAGGGTTACCGTGATTACCGCCCTCGTATGCCTAAGAGACAGAGAATTCCGCCTGTGGTCCAACTTTGTAAGGAAATGATGCCAGATATCTGCACCATAGGAGAATCTGTAAAGGCTTTTGATGATGACATTAAATTCTTAAGTGAAGCtatcattaatgaataCGGCAATGACGATTATTTTAATAACGCCCTTTTCCAAACTTTACGTGCAGTTGTAATAGAACAACCTCAAAAGATTCCTGCCATTGCTCTATTGGTCATTGTTGTTAATGCCGACAATGCAGTCGCTGGGAAGagtattatcaattatttttttgaagaacttCAAAAATGTGTTAAGGAAACCGTTGACGAGAGTTTTGTAGCAACATCTAACGAAACTGGTCCatggaataaaataaaattgattttgagATTCCTATCAACTCTATCTCCTATCATTTTAAAAGATGATCTAATTGCAATCTACACTAAATTGTTAAAATTAAGTGTAGATTTGAACAATCAAGATTTGGGGAAGAGAAATCCACTTTCAGAAGCAATCTTTACCAACACATTGTTAAACATTCCCTATCTTTTTTACTTTAACAAGACTGATGAACCAATGAAAGAAAgtgttgaagaattaatttcttatttGGAAGCAAACTACAACAGTAAGATTGCCGATATTAGCTTGTTGAGAGAATATAACTCCAACAGTCCTTATGAAATAACAGAACTTATTCAAGTTGCTTTACCGAATATAAAAAGAGCTTTAGCAAATAATatggaacaattgaatgacTTGTTTATCGATTACTCCCATCTATTACCAACTCaagaaatagaaaaatCTGGTTTTAATGACGCACTAGAATTACCTACTTTGGAACAATTAATACCATTCAGTAACCTTGATAAGGAATGTGGATCTGTTGATAGCATGTGGAGGGTTCCaagatatattttccaTGTCTATCTACCAAACTCCACAGGAAACTTCGAAACCGTAGTTCCGATCAGCTCTTTTGCTGGCcaattattcaatgatattattattgatcTTGTGGAAAGCTTGGAATTCAATAGACAGGAAGTCTCAAAGCAAGTTATGAGTCTTGACTTGTTTTTCAAGTCTGGTATATTTGTTGAACCCGGTGAATCCATCGCTGATTTGATTGCAGACCACGAAGAAGATCCTCTATCGTCAACCTTTAAAATCGAAGATCTTGCCATTGAGGCAATTCTAAGTTTAATATTTAAACTTCCAAAGGTTTCACAACCATTTGCCTATTTCTATACTTTGTTGGTGGATATATGTTTAAGTTCACCAAAGGCTATCGCGCCTGTTTTTGGTAGAGCCTTCAGATTCTTTTACAACAACTTAGatgatttggattttgaattaaGATTGAGATATTTAGATTGGTTCTCCATTCAAATGAGTAATTTCAACTTCTCTTGGAAATGGAAAGAATGGGAAGATGATTCTATCAAActgaacaaaatattttacaaCCCTAAGATAACTTTTATTAGAAACTTAATCCGTAAAGAATTAAGGCTAACATCTAATATTGCTGAAGTTGAAGACAGTTTACCAGatgaatttattcaatacTTGGATACCTCATACGTTCCTACGGAGGAGATGCTTTCGTTTTATCAATCTTTATTTACAGAACATACTGTTACGGTTGAAGAAGTATCTACTAAtgatcttttctttaaacTAAGTAGTATTCCAATGGATGAATCTGTCCGCACGTTACTAGACTATGTCCACAAGCAAAATGAACAAAGAGATGTGAATGACTTGAAGACAATTATATCAGATATTAAGGAACAATATGGATCAACCGTGACTGATTTCAACCGTTTCATAATAGttttattaattcaatGTGTCGTCCATTCTGGTAGTAGATCCTTATCTCATGCCAACAAGTACATTAGTGATTTGAAAGACGAATTAAATGAAGTATTCGGTGCCTTAGAAATCtctcaagaagaaaaggaatatACTATTATTGATGCTGtgatgaaatattggaaCAAAAACTCTCAAAATGGGTTTTTAATTGCTGATGCCTTGAAATTTGCGGGTTTGATCAGTGCTAAGAGTTTATACAATTTCTGCTTTACGGAAATTAATGGGAAGAATTATGGTATTGTGGATGGTACTGCAATCGAAGCCATTTTTAGGAATCTATCACAGCAGGGGATTAGTAACCCAGAAAATGTCGAAGACTTCGAATTTGTCTTTGAAAAACTTTGTATTATTGTAAATGGTGTTGTTCAAGAACTAGGTGTGCAAACAACTGAAGAGATTCCGGCACAAATTCTTGACCCAGAAATGGAAATGGATTTGGAAACTGAAGGTCCAAGATTAAATTCTCTTTGGAAATACTCTACAACTGTTAGTTTTATTAAGAGTATCCTAAGAAGATACTCTAAGGAGTATCGTTTACtgagtgaaaaattcaaggGTGGCATGGATAATGCAATTGTCCATGAACCGACGAAAAAGCAAATCCTTGAATGGATCAAAGAAGTTGatataatttaa
- the EPO1 gene encoding Epo1p (ancestral locus Anc_2.414), producing the protein MDAGLSAMNQQQQHIMSQQGQMREQLLHNDIGGIDITQETPLSTKQGAPMPMPMPVQQQQYYQMPPPTTQVPLAVQPQQFPPQQHYHQVFPPPQQQQQQQYAYQQQQFQRMGPPAPQNQPNMMGMAKPKPKPRVSSPPQDEKRSYSLNQKSFSNFFKHRAGSSPFSKHKKSSPARMGGGGGGDDGGDGDEDEVVVMEDDPSSATYTFNDIQTFGYKNGDKFGVSSDTTPLIPTLITKQGDSMSNTEYRKYQTNQKKLARNALAKQQKAGGAVPGGQQQTPNNPRAMSLQTGANPYYQNPMQRQPFPNPNPNPNQNINVNNPRANSLMTTPQQQQQQQPYYQQFQQQQQQQRMQFQQYQAPPNANPSMPMAPPQQRQQEPRTMSLTNPSNRMLPMNDRRFQPPQQQMHPQSQPQVEQRPFYQKIGTSSSSMGSSNPPEMHSIGSSNETSTANTSQTENEFLNQNVRTSPLRNQINSLPVDDVSPIHPSNEQYVSKARLNILKLSQPQQEEQNEREQQQQEEQQERIRKQNLQKEKELREQQQLQKVQQEQQQQLKLQKEREIQEQLKRAQLERELQQQQQQQQQQQQVLQHDNLNLRPTSLLETGLQSLSLNDPSNRGSTATYTSTFSESPEKKNALNKATGMYQLENATGTREYVTAQEFPNESDNYHNIQTSRRQSQLSSASTVEMNPSTNGTDPRRIPTQSSISTIHTATSTSSTTSEANSKKRFSMTKTKNFLKKRLSKDYSTSSDLQNKRTPSIVSMSSNNSIADDTFQYKKEANKKQANRPISMASVMSESSNKKRLSTNTVQPLSIPESPIMQNRQSTIRPIREHIVEADDFVFDNTVAKEYQPSFKILGKKSSTKTITISGEQLNIITENTELMKELTLVSTALAESIKRETILEERIRSKHDTMDTDRPLSLDDFEIELRKKSSKIVELIQQLNDERLKRFIAEEQLLLKENGASPSSIELVQTINDLKMSLDSKDDEIRTLKEKIFQLEEPQENFL; encoded by the coding sequence ATGGACGCAGGATTATCTGCAAtgaatcaacaacaacaacatatCATGTCGCAGCAGGGCCAAATGAGAGAACAATTACTGCATAACGACATTGGAGGAATAGATATAACGCAAGAGACACCACTATCGACAAAGCAGGGGGCACCAATGCCCATGCCCATGCCCgtgcaacaacaacaatactACCAGATGCCGCCACCAACTACCCAAGTACCTCTCGCTGTCCAGCCCCAACAGTTCCCGCCACAAcaacattatcatcaaGTGTTCCCaccaccacaacaacaacaacagcagcaatACGCgtaccaacaacaacaatttcaaagaatggGCCCTCCAGCCCCACAGAATCAACCAAACATGATGGGCATGGCGAAACCGAAACCGAAACCAAGAGTGAGTTCACCGCCACAGGATGAGAAGAGGTCCTATTCCTTGAATCAGAAATCATtctccaatttcttcaaacatAGAGCAGGATCGAGTCCCTTTAGCAAGCATAAGAAATCGTCTCCAGCACGAATGGGCGGAGGTGGAGGTGGTGATGATGGCGGCGATGGGGACGAGGATGAAGTCGTCGTGATGGAGGATGATCCAAGTTCCGCAACGTACACGTTTAATGATATTCAGACCTTTGGATATAAGAATGGAGACAAGTTTGGAGTGAGTAGTGATACCACACCACTGATACCCACTTTGATTACTAAACAGGGAGATTCCATGTCCAATACAGAGTATAGAAAGTATCAGACTAACCAGAAGAAATTGGCAAGGAACGCATTGGCAAAGCAACAGAAGGCTGGCGGTGCTGTACCCGGTGGGCAACAACAAACGCCAAATAATCCAAGAGCAATGTCTTTACAAACTGGTGCCAACCCTTATTATCAGAATCCTATGCAAAGACAACCATTCCCCAatccaaatccaaatcCAAACCAAAATATAAATGTCAACAATCCAAGAGCCAATTCGTTAATGACTACACCccaacaacagcaacaacaacaaccgtattatcaacaattccaacagcaacaacaacagcaacgCATGCAGTTCCAACAATACCAAGCCCCACCAAATGCTAATCCCTCTATGCCAATGGCACCTCCACAACAACGTCAACAAGAGCCAAGAACAATGTCATTGACGAACCCGTCGAATCGAATGTTGCCAATGAATGACAGAAGATTCCAACctccacaacaacaaatgcACCCTCAATCCCAACCTCAAGTAGAGCAACGTCCCTTCTatcaaaaaattggaacaaGCTCATCCTCCATGGGAAGCAGTAACCCACCAGAGATGCATTCCATAGGTTCCTCTAATGAAACGTCAACGGCAAATACTTCTCAGactgaaaatgaatttttaaatCAAAACGTAAGAACGTCACCATTAAGAAACCAGATAAATAGCTTACCCGTTGATGATGTCTCGCCAATTCATCCTTCCAATGAGCAGTATGTAAGTAAGGCAagattaaatattttgaaattatccCAACCACAACaggaagaacaaaatgaaagagagcagcaacaacaagagGAACAGCAGGAGAGGATAAGGAAGCAGAATTTGCAGAAGGAGAAGGAATTGCGTGAGCAGCAACAGTTACAAAAGGTgcaacaagaacaacaacagcaactAAAACTGCAGAAGGAGAGGGAAATTCAAGAGCAACTTAAAAGAGCACAACTTGAAAGGGAATtacagcagcagcagcagcagcagcaacaacagcaacaggTTTTGCAGCATGATAATCTCAATCTACGGCCTACCAGTCTCCTGGAAACTGGTCTTCAATCGTTGTCTCTAAATGATCCATCCAATAGAGGTTCTACGGCCACGTATACTTCTACCTTCAGCGAATCTccagaaaagaagaatgcTTTGAATAAGGCAACTGGAATGtatcaattggaaaatgcTACTGGAACAAGAGAATATGTTACTGCACAGGAGTTTCCAAATGAATCTGACAATTATCACAATATTCAAACATCACGTCGCCAATCACAACTTTCATCGGCAAGTACGGTTGAAATGAACCCAAGTACAAATGGCACAGATCCAAGAAGAATCCCCACGCAATCATCTATATCCACTATTCATACAGCTACAAGTACATCCTCCACAACAAGCGAAGccaattcaaagaaaagattCTCTATGACAAAGAcaaagaattttttgaagaagagattATCAAAGGATTATAGTACTTCTTCCGATCTTCAAAACAAGAGAACTCCAAGCATTGTAAGCATGAGCAGTAATAATAGCATTGCGGATGATACATTTCAATATAAGAAGGAAGCAAATAAGAAACAGGCGAACCGCCCAATTTCAATGGCATCTGTGATGTCCGAATCCTCGAATAAGAAAAGGTTAAGCACCAATACTGTTCAGCCACTATCAATCCCAGAAAGCCCTATAATGCAAAATAGGCAATCAACAATTCGTCCAATTAGGGAACATATCGTTGAAGCTGATGATTTTGTATTTGACAACACAGTTGCAAAGGAATATCAGCCTAGTTTCAAGATTTTGGGTAAGAAAAGCTCAACAAAGACTATAACGATATCAGGTGAACAACTGAACATAATAACAGAGAATACAGAATTGATGAAGGAGTTGACTCTCGTATCAACAGCCTTAGCGGAATCAATAAAGAGGGAGACCATATTGGAGGAGAGAATACGATCAAAACATGATACAATGGATACTGATAGACCGTTATCattggatgattttgaaattgagtTGAGGAAAAAATCATCCAAGATAGTGGAGTTGATTCAACAATTAAACGATGAACgattgaaaagatttatcGCAGAGGAGCAGCTTTtgttgaaagaaaatggagCTAGTCCAAGTTCTATTGAATTGGTTCAAACTATTAATGACTTGAAGATGTCGCTGGACTCCAAAGATGATGAGATTAGAACGCTGAAGGAAAAAATCTTTCAACTGGAAGAACCACAAGAGAATTTTTTATGA
- the PKR1 gene encoding Pkr1p (ancestral locus Anc_2.415) gives MASFVVSLWQSIFEPGTTPQLLIATHLSFTALIATLIWLIYATNGNIHFYILLTIASLLWITVIWFIQELKSVQLKSNEELGIPNINTNTDDEKKPEATTTARKSTNGKTKSRKV, from the coding sequence ATGGCCTCCTTCGTCGTCTCCCTATGGCAATCCATCTTCGAGCCAGGAACCACCCCACAACTACTAATAGCAACACATCTATCATTCACAGCATTGATTGCTACCTTAATATGGTTGATCTACGCAACAAATGGTAACATCCACTTCTACATCCTACTAACCATCGCCTCCCTCCTTTGGATCACCGTCATTTGGTTCATCCAAGAACTGAAATCtgttcaattgaaaagtAATGAAGAACTGGGCATCCCAAACATTAACACCAACACCGACGACGAAAAGAAACCTGAGGCAACTACCACCGCTCGCAAGTCCACCAATGGCAAAACCAAGTCCAGAAAAGTATAA
- the NCW1 gene encoding Ncw1p (ancestral locus Anc_2.416) — protein MASSTSSHSSVSSSSSVHTNSNLVSAAVVSASSVSATSTHSTTTSKNSKNAAPGMVANPVSWKYGVALGAVLAGSFVLGAGI, from the coding sequence ATGGCCTCCTCCACTTCTTCCCACTCCTCCGTCAGCTCTAGCTCCTCCGTCCACACCAACAGTAATCTGGTCTCCGCCGCTGTCGTCTCCGCCTCCTCCGTCAGCGCTACCTCTACACActccaccaccacctccaAGAATTCCAAGAACGCTGCCCCAGGTATGGTCGCCAACCCTGTCTCGTGGAAGTACGGTGTCGCTCTAGGTGCCGTCTTGGCCGGTTCTTTCGTCTTAGGTGCTGGTATCTAA